In the Hordeum vulgare subsp. vulgare chromosome 7H, MorexV3_pseudomolecules_assembly, whole genome shotgun sequence genome, one interval contains:
- the LOC123407934 gene encoding 60S ribosomal protein L13-1-like, with amino-acid sequence MVKHNNVIPNGHFKKHWQNYVKTWFNQPARKQRRRIARQKKAVKIFPRPTSGPLRPIVQCQTRKYNMKARAGRGFTLEELKTAGIPKKLAPTIGISVDHRRKNRSLEGMQSNIQRLKTYKAKLVIFPRRARKVKAGDSTPEELATATQVQGDYMPITRGEKRLVELMKVTEEMKAFKAYGKLCVERMNQRQLGARTKKAAEAEKEEKK; translated from the exons ATGGTGAAGCACAACAATGTTATCCCCAACGGCCACTTCAAGAAGCATTGGCAGAACTATGTCAAGACCTGGTTCAACCAGCCTGCCCGCAAGCAGAGGCGCCGCATTG CTCGTCAAAAGAAGGCAGTGAAGATCTTCCCTCGCCCAACATCTGGTCCTCTTCGTCCCATTGTGCAATGCCAGACTCGGAAGTACAACATGAAGGCAAGGGCTGGGAGAGGCTTTACCCTTGAGGAGCtgaag ACAGCGGGCATCCCGAAGAAGCTAGCTCCTACTATTGGCATTTCTGTGGATCACCGCCGTAAAAACAGGTCACTTGAGGGTATGCAGTCTAACATTCAGAGACTCAAGACGTACAAGGCTAAGCTGGTTATCTTCCCAAGGCGTGCTCGCAAGGTTAAG GCTGGTGATTCTACCCCTGAGGAACTTGCCACAGCCACCCAGGTCCAGGGTGACTATATGCCTATTACTCGTGGTGAGAAGCGCTTGGTTGAGCTCATGAAGGTcactgaggagatgaaggcgttcAAGGCCTACGGCAAGCTCTGTGTCGAGAGGATGAACCAGCGGCAGCTTGGTGCCCGCACGAAGAAGGCCGCCGAGGCAgagaaggaagaaaagaagtGA